The following are encoded together in the Citrobacter arsenatis genome:
- the agaE gene encoding PTS N-acetylgalactosamine transporter subunit IID: protein MASNQTALPNVSDTEETLLTGSNENVYEDQNIGAELTKKDINRVAWRSMLLQASFNYERMQASGWLYGLLPALKKIHTNKRDLARSMKGHMGFFNTHPFLVTFVIGIILAMERSKQDVNSIQSTKIAVGAPLGGIGDAMFWLTLLPICGGIGASLALQGSILGAVVFIVMFNVVHLGLRFGLAHYAYRMGVAAIPLIKANTKKVGHAASIVGMTVIGALVATYVRLSTTLEITAGDAVVKLQTDVIDKLMPAFLPLVYTLTMFWLVRRGWSPLRLIAITVVLGVVGKFCHFL, encoded by the coding sequence ATGGCATCTAATCAAACGGCTCTGCCGAACGTTTCCGATACCGAAGAAACGCTGCTGACCGGCAGCAATGAAAACGTCTACGAAGACCAGAATATCGGTGCCGAGCTGACGAAAAAGGATATCAACCGTGTTGCCTGGCGTTCAATGCTGTTGCAGGCCTCTTTTAACTACGAACGTATGCAGGCATCAGGGTGGTTGTACGGCCTGTTACCTGCACTGAAAAAGATCCATACCAACAAACGCGATCTGGCGCGATCGATGAAAGGCCATATGGGTTTCTTCAATACGCACCCGTTCCTGGTCACGTTTGTTATCGGGATTATCCTGGCAATGGAACGCTCCAAGCAGGATGTAAACAGTATTCAAAGTACCAAGATTGCCGTAGGTGCGCCGCTTGGTGGTATCGGTGATGCCATGTTCTGGTTAACGTTGCTGCCTATTTGCGGCGGTATCGGGGCCAGTCTGGCGTTGCAAGGCTCTATTCTTGGCGCAGTGGTCTTTATTGTTATGTTTAACGTGGTTCATCTTGGTTTGCGCTTTGGGCTGGCACACTATGCTTATCGGATGGGCGTTGCCGCCATCCCGCTGATTAAAGCTAACACCAAAAAGGTTGGACATGCGGCATCCATCGTTGGGATGACGGTGATCGGTGCGCTGGTAGCGACCTATGTTCGCCTGAGCACTACGCTGGAAATCACTGCTGGCGATGCGGTAGTGAAACTACAAACAGACGTGATAGACAAGCTGATGCCTGCTTTTTTACCGCTGGTCTACACATTAACCATGTTCTGGCTGGTCCGCCGTGGCTGGAGTCCTCTGCGCCTTATCGCCATTACCGTGGTGCTCGGCGTCGTAGGTAAGTTCTGTCACTTCCTGTAA
- the kbaY gene encoding tagatose-bisphosphate aldolase subunit KbaY, translated as MSIISTKYLLLDAQKKGYAVPAFNIHNAETIQAILEVCYEMQSPVILAGTPGTFKHIALEEIYALCSAYSNSYGIPLALHLDHHESLDDIRRKVNAGVRSAMIDGSHFPFEENVKLVKSVVDFCHAKDCSVEAELGRLGGVEDDMSVDAESAFLTDPQEAKLFVERTGVDSLAVAIGTAHGLYTKTPKIDFQRLGEIREVVDVPLVLHGASDVPDEYVRRTIELGVCKVNVATELKIAFADAVKAWFAQNPQGNDPRYYMRVGMDAMKEVVRSKITVCGSANKLMVTCELS; from the coding sequence ATGAGCATTATTTCCACCAAATACCTCCTGCTGGATGCACAAAAAAAAGGTTACGCCGTACCCGCCTTCAATATTCATAACGCTGAGACTATCCAGGCGATCCTTGAAGTGTGCTATGAAATGCAATCGCCGGTGATCCTTGCCGGAACGCCGGGTACCTTTAAACATATTGCACTGGAAGAGATCTACGCGCTGTGCAGCGCTTATTCAAACAGCTACGGTATACCGCTGGCATTGCACCTCGATCACCATGAGTCGCTGGACGACATTCGTCGTAAAGTGAATGCAGGGGTACGCAGCGCAATGATTGACGGCAGCCACTTTCCGTTTGAAGAAAACGTGAAGCTGGTGAAATCCGTTGTGGATTTTTGCCATGCCAAAGATTGCAGTGTGGAAGCTGAACTGGGCCGTTTGGGTGGCGTAGAAGATGATATGAGTGTGGATGCAGAAAGCGCCTTCCTCACCGATCCACAAGAAGCCAAACTGTTTGTTGAGCGTACTGGCGTAGATAGCCTTGCCGTTGCCATCGGCACAGCACACGGTTTGTACACCAAAACGCCAAAAATCGATTTCCAGCGGCTGGGTGAAATTCGTGAAGTAGTCGACGTTCCACTGGTTCTACATGGCGCAAGCGATGTCCCTGATGAATACGTCCGCCGCACAATCGAGCTTGGCGTTTGCAAAGTTAACGTCGCTACCGAACTAAAAATCGCTTTTGCCGATGCAGTCAAAGCGTGGTTTGCGCAGAATCCACAGGGCAACGATCCTCGCTATTACATGCGGGTCGGAATGGATGCGATGAAAGAAGTGGTACGTAGCAAAATCACTGTATGCGGGTCAGCAAATAAATTGATGGTTACCTGCGAATTATCGTGA
- a CDS encoding AgaS family sugar isomerase, whose amino-acid sequence MPETYTPVTAVTGTWTEEEIRQQPASWIRSLTNIDNIRSAIDNFLAPLLRKKELRIVLTGAGTSAFIGDIIAPWLASYTGKNISAVPTTDLVTNPMDYLNPAHPLLLISFARSGNSPESVAAVELANQFVPECYHLPITCNEAGSLYQNAVASDNAFALLMPAETHDRGFAMTSSITTMMASCLAVFAPEKINSQTFRDVADRCQAILTSLGDFSDGVFGNEPWKRIVYLGSGGLQGVARESALKVLELTAGKLAAFYDSPTGFRHGPKSLVDNETLVVVFVSSHPYTRQYDLDLLAELRRDRQALRVVAISAQTHEVIEAGPHIVLPPARSFIDMELAFCFLIYAQVFALTQSINIGNTPDTPSASGTVNRVVQGVVIHPWNA is encoded by the coding sequence ATGCCAGAAACCTATACCCCTGTTACTGCGGTAACGGGCACCTGGACCGAAGAAGAGATCCGTCAACAACCTGCCAGTTGGATCCGTTCTCTCACCAATATCGACAATATTCGCTCCGCCATTGATAACTTTCTTGCGCCATTGTTACGCAAAAAAGAGCTGCGGATCGTATTGACTGGCGCAGGAACATCAGCATTCATTGGCGACATCATCGCCCCCTGGCTGGCAAGCTATACCGGTAAAAACATCAGCGCTGTGCCGACCACCGACCTGGTCACCAATCCGATGGATTACCTGAATCCCGCTCATCCGCTGCTGCTCATTTCTTTCGCTCGCTCAGGTAACAGCCCTGAAAGCGTTGCGGCAGTGGAACTAGCTAATCAGTTTGTGCCTGAGTGTTATCACCTGCCAATCACCTGCAACGAAGCAGGCAGCCTGTATCAAAACGCAGTCGCAAGCGACAACGCTTTTGCTCTGTTAATGCCCGCAGAGACACATGACCGTGGTTTCGCCATGACCAGCAGCATTACCACCATGATGGCCAGTTGCCTGGCAGTATTCGCTCCGGAGAAAATCAACAGTCAGACCTTCCGCGACGTAGCAGACAGGTGCCAGGCAATCCTAACTTCATTAGGCGATTTCAGCGACGGTGTTTTTGGCAATGAGCCCTGGAAACGGATCGTCTACCTCGGTAGCGGTGGATTGCAGGGAGTCGCGCGTGAATCGGCACTGAAAGTCCTGGAGCTGACAGCGGGCAAACTGGCGGCATTCTATGACTCCCCGACCGGCTTTCGTCACGGTCCAAAGTCGCTGGTTGATAACGAAACATTGGTAGTAGTTTTTGTTTCCAGCCACCCTTATACACGCCAATACGATCTCGATCTGTTAGCAGAGTTACGCCGCGATCGGCAGGCGCTACGGGTTGTCGCAATTTCCGCACAAACCCATGAGGTGATCGAAGCTGGTCCACATATTGTGCTACCGCCAGCACGCTCTTTCATCGATATGGAATTGGCGTTCTGCTTCCTGATCTACGCCCAGGTCTTTGCTTTGACGCAATCCATCAACATCGGCAATACACCGGATACGCCTTCTGCCAGCGGCACTGTTAACCGCGTTGTACAGGGCGTTGTTATTCATCCCTGGAACGCCTAA
- the nagA gene encoding N-acetylglucosamine-6-phosphate deacetylase: MTKVLRARRLLTERGWLDDHQLRIEDGIIAAIEPIPSGVMVRDAELLCPAYIDTHVHGGAGVDVMDEAPDTLDKLAMHKAREGVANWLPTTVTAPLPDIHKALERIAHRYHSGGPGAQVLGSYLEGPYFTPQNKGAHPPELFRELELNELDELITISQQTLRVVALAPEKLGALQAIEHLKQRNVRVMLGHSAATWEQTRAAFDAGADGLVHCYNGMTGLHHREPGMVGAGLTDPRPWLELIADGHHVHPAAMKLCCCCAKDRLVLITDAMQAAGMPDGRYTLCGDEVEMRSGIVRTASGGLAGSTLSIDAAVRNMVEFTGITAEEAIHMASLHPARLLGIDRLLGSLAVGKRADAIALNSGLHLQQIWIQGQALPL, from the coding sequence ATGACGAAAGTACTGCGCGCCAGACGTCTACTGACCGAACGGGGCTGGCTGGACGATCATCAATTACGCATTGAAGACGGTATCATTGCGGCAATAGAGCCAATTCCTTCCGGCGTTATGGTCCGCGATGCTGAACTGCTTTGTCCGGCATACATTGATACCCACGTACACGGTGGTGCGGGTGTCGATGTGATGGATGAGGCACCGGATACGCTCGATAAACTGGCGATGCACAAAGCGCGTGAAGGGGTAGCCAACTGGCTACCCACTACCGTCACCGCTCCACTACCGGATATTCACAAAGCGCTTGAACGTATCGCCCATCGCTACCATTCCGGCGGGCCTGGCGCACAGGTACTGGGCAGTTATCTTGAAGGTCCGTACTTTACGCCACAGAACAAAGGGGCACATCCGCCTGAGCTTTTCAGGGAACTGGAGCTCAATGAACTGGATGAACTGATTACGATTTCCCAGCAAACCTTGCGCGTCGTTGCGCTAGCACCAGAAAAACTCGGTGCATTGCAGGCCATCGAACATCTGAAGCAGCGCAACGTACGGGTGATGCTGGGCCACAGCGCAGCTACCTGGGAACAAACCCGCGCGGCCTTTGACGCCGGCGCTGACGGACTGGTGCATTGCTATAACGGTATGACCGGCTTACATCATCGGGAGCCAGGCATGGTTGGCGCAGGGTTAACCGACCCTCGCCCCTGGCTCGAACTTATCGCTGACGGGCATCATGTCCACCCGGCGGCCATGAAGCTGTGCTGTTGCTGCGCGAAAGACAGACTGGTGCTGATTACAGATGCCATGCAGGCTGCAGGAATGCCGGACGGTCGCTATACGCTCTGCGGTGATGAAGTGGAAATGCGTAGCGGAATTGTACGTACCGCTTCCGGTGGACTAGCTGGCAGCACGCTCTCAATTGATGCCGCCGTACGTAATATGGTCGAGTTCACTGGGATAACTGCAGAAGAGGCAATTCATATGGCCTCTCTCCACCCCGCACGTCTGTTAGGTATCGATCGCCTGCTGGGATCGTTAGCGGTGGGCAAACGCGCCGACGCGATCGCGCTTAATAGCGGGCTGCATTTACAACAGATCTGGATTCAGGGTCAGGCTCTCCCCCTTTGA
- a CDS encoding penicillin-binding protein activator, which produces MVPSTFSRLKAARALPVILAALIFAGCGTQAPDQSAAHMQGTAQADSGFYLQQMQQSSDDSKTNWQLLAIRALLKEGKSQQASELFNQLPQKLSDNQRREQSLLAVEIKLAQKDIAGAQALLDKLTPADFDQNQQARYWQAQIDVNQGRPSLTLLRALIAQEPLLAANAKQNNMDSTWQALSSMSQEQAQALVINADENVLQGWLDLQRVWFDNRNDPDMMKAGIADWQKRYPQNPGAKLLPTQLVNVQSFKPASTSKIALLLPLNGQAAVFGRTIQQGFEAAKNMGTQPVSAPAVAAPAVDTAAATTTEQPQTTDGVASPSQASVSDLTNETPAQPEAAAPQPTAPAQTTTASAPANPSAELKIYDTSSQPLNQILTQVQQDGASIVVGPLLKNNVEELMKSNTPLNVLALNQPESVKNLPNVCYFALSPEDEARDAARHIRDQGKQTPLLLIPRSALGDRVANAFAQEWQKLGGGVVLQQKFGSTAELKMGVNGGSGISLTGSPVASSVPAQPGVTIGGLTIPAAPTDAQITGGSGRVDAVYILATPEEIAFIKPMIAMRNGSQSGATLYASSRSAQGTAGPDFRLEMEGLQYSEIPMLAGANTPLMQQALGAVRNDYSLARMYAMGVDAWSLANHFSQMRQVQGFEINGNTGALTATQDCVINRKLSWLKYQQGQVVPAS; this is translated from the coding sequence ATGGTACCCTCAACATTTTCTCGTTTGAAAGCCGCACGCGCGCTACCAGTCATTCTGGCAGCACTGATTTTCGCAGGCTGTGGCACCCAGGCGCCAGACCAGAGTGCAGCCCATATGCAGGGCACTGCGCAGGCTGATTCCGGCTTTTATCTGCAACAAATGCAGCAAAGCTCAGATGATAGCAAGACCAACTGGCAATTACTCGCCATTCGTGCACTGCTGAAAGAAGGTAAGAGCCAGCAGGCTAGCGAACTGTTCAACCAGCTACCGCAGAAGCTAAGCGATAACCAGCGTCGTGAGCAGTCACTGCTGGCCGTCGAGATTAAGCTTGCGCAGAAAGATATCGCTGGCGCACAGGCCCTGCTGGATAAACTCACCCCCGCCGATTTCGATCAAAACCAGCAGGCGCGATACTGGCAGGCGCAAATCGACGTCAACCAGGGTCGCCCATCATTGACGCTATTACGCGCCCTGATTGCCCAGGAGCCGCTGCTGGCCGCGAATGCTAAGCAGAACAACATGGACTCAACCTGGCAGGCGCTGTCATCCATGAGCCAGGAGCAAGCACAGGCGTTGGTCATCAATGCTGATGAAAACGTGCTGCAAGGCTGGCTGGATCTCCAGCGCGTCTGGTTCGATAACCGTAACGATCCGGACATGATGAAAGCCGGTATTGCGGACTGGCAGAAACGTTATCCACAGAACCCGGGGGCAAAACTGTTGCCAACGCAGTTGGTTAACGTGCAGAGCTTTAAGCCCGCATCCACCAGTAAAATTGCCCTGCTGCTGCCGCTGAACGGTCAGGCTGCTGTTTTTGGCCGTACTATTCAGCAAGGTTTTGAAGCTGCGAAAAACATGGGTACTCAACCCGTATCTGCCCCTGCTGTTGCTGCGCCTGCTGTGGATACAGCTGCCGCGACGACCACAGAACAGCCGCAAACGACTGACGGTGTTGCCAGCCCTTCTCAGGCGTCAGTAAGCGATCTGACCAACGAGACGCCTGCACAGCCAGAAGCAGCAGCCCCACAGCCAACCGCGCCGGCACAGACAACGACTGCCAGCGCCCCAGCGAATCCGTCCGCTGAACTGAAAATCTACGACACGTCATCACAGCCGCTGAATCAGATCCTGACTCAGGTTCAGCAGGATGGCGCCAGCATCGTGGTTGGCCCGCTGTTGAAGAATAATGTTGAAGAGCTGATGAAAAGCAACACGCCATTAAACGTCCTGGCGCTTAATCAGCCGGAGTCGGTGAAAAACCTGCCGAACGTCTGCTACTTCGCCCTGTCGCCAGAAGATGAAGCGCGCGACGCTGCGCGTCACATCCGCGATCAAGGGAAACAGACGCCGCTGCTGTTGATCCCGCGGAGTGCGTTGGGCGATCGCGTGGCTAATGCTTTTGCGCAGGAATGGCAAAAACTGGGCGGCGGCGTAGTGTTGCAACAGAAGTTCGGCTCCACCGCTGAGCTGAAAATGGGCGTCAACGGCGGCTCGGGGATTTCCCTGACGGGTAGCCCGGTGGCCTCCTCTGTACCTGCGCAGCCTGGCGTAACAATTGGTGGTCTGACGATTCCGGCAGCGCCAACCGATGCGCAAATCACCGGCGGTAGCGGTCGTGTTGATGCCGTGTATATTCTGGCGACGCCGGAAGAAATTGCATTTATTAAGCCGATGATTGCTATGCGCAACGGCAGCCAGAGCGGTGCCACGCTGTACGCCAGCTCCCGCAGCGCACAGGGAACTGCTGGCCCGGATTTCCGTCTGGAGATGGAAGGCTTGCAGTACAGCGAAATTCCGATGCTGGCAGGCGCTAACACGCCTCTCATGCAGCAGGCGCTTGGCGCGGTTCGTAACGACTACTCGCTGGCACGTATGTACGCCATGGGCGTCGATGCCTGGTCGCTTGCCAACCACTTCTCGCAAATGCGTCAGGTGCAGGGTTTCGAAATTAACGGCAATACCGGAGCCTTAACCGCAACGCAGGATTGTGTGATTAACAGGAAGTTATCATGGCTCAAATACCAGCAAGGACAAGTCGTCCCCGCCAGTTAA
- the rsmI gene encoding 16S rRNA (cytidine(1402)-2'-O)-methyltransferase, whose translation MKQHESADNSQGQLFIVPTPIGNLADITQRALEVLQAVDLIAAEDTRHTGLLLQHFAINARLFALHDHNEQQKAETLVAKLKEGQNIALVSDAGTPLINDPGYHLVRTCREAGIRVVPLPGPCAAIAALSAAGLPSDRFCYEGFLPAKSKGRRDAMKAIEAEPRTLIFYESTHRLLDSLEDMVAVWGESRYVVLARELTKTWETIHGAPVGELLAWVKEDENRRKGEMVLIVEGHKAQEDDLPADALRTLALLQAELPLKKAAALAAEIHGVKKNALYKHALEQQGE comes from the coding sequence ATGAAACAACACGAATCGGCGGATAATTCTCAAGGCCAACTCTTTATTGTACCTACTCCCATAGGAAATTTGGCTGATATTACCCAACGAGCGCTCGAAGTTTTACAAGCCGTTGATTTGATTGCCGCTGAAGACACCCGTCATACAGGATTACTGTTACAACACTTCGCGATTAACGCCCGTTTGTTCGCCCTGCACGACCACAACGAGCAGCAAAAGGCCGAAACGCTGGTGGCAAAGCTCAAAGAAGGGCAAAACATTGCGCTGGTTTCCGATGCCGGAACGCCGCTGATTAACGATCCTGGCTACCATCTGGTGCGCACCTGTCGAGAAGCGGGGATCCGCGTTGTTCCTCTGCCTGGCCCTTGCGCGGCGATTGCAGCCCTGAGCGCTGCGGGTCTGCCTTCAGATCGCTTTTGCTATGAAGGTTTTCTGCCTGCCAAATCCAAAGGGCGTCGTGATGCGATGAAAGCCATTGAGGCCGAACCGCGTACGCTTATTTTTTATGAATCTACCCACCGTTTGCTGGATAGTCTGGAAGACATGGTTGCCGTCTGGGGTGAATCTCGCTACGTGGTGCTGGCGCGTGAGTTGACCAAAACCTGGGAAACTATTCACGGTGCGCCGGTCGGTGAACTGCTGGCGTGGGTTAAAGAAGATGAAAACCGACGCAAAGGCGAAATGGTGCTGATTGTCGAAGGGCATAAAGCGCAAGAGGACGATCTTCCAGCTGATGCGCTGCGTACGCTGGCCTTATTGCAGGCAGAACTGCCGCTGAAAAAGGCCGCCGCGCTGGCCGCTGAAATCCATGGCGTGAAGAAGAATGCGTTGTACAAGCACGCGCTGGAACAGCAGGGAGAGTAA
- the agaF gene encoding PTS galactosamine/N-acetylgalactosamine transporter subunit IIA, with the protein MLGIILTGHGGFASGMEKAMQQILGEQTQFIAIDFPETSTTALLTSQLEHAVSELDTQQDIVFLTDLLGGTPFRVASTLAMQRQGTEVITGTNLQLLLEMVLERDGLSSEAFRLQALECGHRGLTSLVDELGRCREEKPVEEGI; encoded by the coding sequence ATGTTAGGTATTATTTTGACGGGTCATGGCGGTTTTGCCAGCGGAATGGAAAAAGCGATGCAACAGATTTTGGGTGAACAAACTCAGTTCATCGCCATCGACTTTCCGGAAACCTCAACCACTGCCTTACTCACCTCGCAACTTGAACACGCGGTGAGTGAACTGGATACTCAGCAAGACATCGTGTTTCTGACAGACCTGTTGGGCGGGACGCCATTCCGCGTCGCTTCCACGTTGGCCATGCAAAGGCAAGGCACCGAAGTGATCACCGGTACCAATCTACAACTGCTACTGGAGATGGTGCTGGAGCGTGACGGCCTGAGCAGCGAAGCGTTTCGTTTGCAGGCGCTGGAGTGCGGACATCGGGGCTTAACCAGCCTGGTGGACGAACTGGGGCGCTGTCGCGAGGAAAAGCCCGTTGAGGAAGGGATATGA
- the dolP gene encoding division/outer membrane stress-associated lipid-binding lipoprotein has translation MKAFSPLAVIIAALLLQGCVAAAVVGTAAVGTKAATDPRSVGTQVDDGTLELRVNTALSKDAQIKKEARINVSAYQGKVLLVGQSPNSELSARAKQIAMGVEGTTEVFNEIRQGQPIGLGDASNDTWITTKVRSQLLTSDQVKSSNVKVTTENGEVFLLGLVTEREAKAAADIASRVSGVKRVTTAFTFIK, from the coding sequence ATGAAGGCATTTTCGCCGCTTGCTGTGATTATCGCTGCACTGCTGCTGCAAGGCTGTGTCGCTGCTGCCGTTGTCGGAACTGCTGCTGTCGGCACCAAAGCCGCAACGGATCCTCGCAGCGTCGGCACCCAGGTAGATGACGGAACCCTGGAATTACGCGTCAATACGGCGTTGTCGAAAGATGCCCAGATCAAGAAAGAGGCGCGCATCAACGTGAGCGCGTATCAGGGTAAAGTGCTGCTGGTTGGTCAGTCGCCAAATAGCGAACTGTCTGCGCGGGCAAAACAGATTGCGATGGGTGTAGAAGGTACGACTGAGGTCTTTAATGAGATCCGTCAGGGCCAGCCAATTGGCCTGGGCGATGCGTCCAACGATACCTGGATAACCACTAAAGTACGTTCCCAGTTGCTGACCAGCGATCAGGTGAAATCTTCTAACGTGAAAGTCACCACCGAAAACGGGGAAGTGTTCCTGTTGGGTCTGGTAACTGAGCGTGAAGCGAAGGCGGCGGCGGACATCGCCAGCCGAGTAAGCGGCGTGAAACGCGTCACTACGGCCTTTACGTTTATTAAGTAA
- the diaA gene encoding DnaA initiator-associating protein DiaA, translated as MLDRIKVCFTESIQTQIAAAEALPDAISRAAMTLVQSLLNGNKILCCGNGTSAANAQHFAASMINRFETERPSLPAIALNTDNVVLTAIANDRLHDEVYAKQVRALGHAGDVLLAISTRGNSRDIVKAVEAAVTRDMTIVALTGYDGGELAGLLGPQDVEIRIPSHHSARVQEMHMLTVNCLCDLIDNTLFPHQDD; from the coding sequence GTGTTAGATAGAATTAAAGTCTGCTTTACAGAAAGCATTCAAACTCAGATAGCTGCGGCTGAAGCACTTCCGGATGCGATCTCCCGTGCCGCCATGACGCTGGTTCAGTCCCTGCTCAATGGCAACAAAATTCTCTGTTGTGGTAATGGGACATCCGCTGCCAACGCACAGCATTTTGCTGCCAGCATGATCAATCGTTTTGAAACAGAGCGGCCAAGTTTACCTGCGATTGCACTAAATACTGATAATGTGGTCTTAACTGCGATTGCCAACGATCGCCTGCACGACGAAGTTTATGCAAAACAAGTCCGTGCGCTGGGACATGCAGGTGATGTTCTGCTGGCAATCTCTACGCGTGGTAATAGCCGCGATATCGTAAAAGCCGTTGAAGCCGCCGTAACACGCGACATGACAATCGTCGCGCTGACCGGGTATGACGGAGGGGAGCTGGCCGGGTTACTGGGGCCGCAGGATGTTGAGATCCGCATTCCCTCACATCACAGCGCCCGCGTTCAGGAAATGCACATGCTGACGGTCAACTGCCTTTGCGATCTCATCGATAACACGCTTTTCCCTCACCAGGATGATTAA
- a CDS encoding Fic family protein, which translates to MSTYQPPFVVTPLILNQVIEIGELMGHWAAMAGRTSPLLRKENRIRTIQASLAIEHNSLTTEQVTALMEGKRILAPAKDIQEVRNAILAYEKMSEWKSGKLSDLLQAHRVLMLGLVDNPGQLRTGNVGVYREKQLIHMAPPASQVLRLMNDLLGWLKTTELHPLIAGAIFHYEFEFIHPFADGNGRMGRLWQTLILREWRSELAWLPVETLIHYQQDRYYQVLGLCDRQSSCTPFIEFILENIISALQEGLGRSSALSEEMSEEMSEEMSEEMSADLLEIEKRILQILSNQPGRSAKSIADECEISARTVERYLKALQLKGKLQRVGATKGGMWRLL; encoded by the coding sequence GTGAGCACCTACCAACCACCTTTCGTCGTCACTCCATTAATCCTTAATCAAGTCATTGAGATTGGTGAGTTGATGGGGCATTGGGCAGCGATGGCTGGTAGGACATCTCCTCTTTTGCGCAAAGAGAATCGTATTCGTACGATTCAGGCCTCTTTAGCGATTGAACATAATTCGTTGACGACGGAACAAGTCACCGCCCTGATGGAGGGAAAACGTATTCTGGCGCCTGCTAAAGACATACAGGAAGTTAGAAATGCGATTCTGGCCTATGAAAAGATGTCGGAATGGAAAAGTGGAAAATTATCCGACCTTTTACAGGCACATCGGGTTCTTATGCTCGGTCTGGTCGATAATCCAGGCCAGTTACGTACCGGAAATGTTGGTGTTTACAGGGAAAAACAGCTGATTCATATGGCTCCTCCGGCATCACAAGTTTTACGTTTGATGAATGATTTACTGGGCTGGTTAAAAACGACAGAACTCCACCCACTGATTGCTGGTGCTATTTTCCATTATGAGTTTGAATTTATTCATCCTTTTGCCGACGGCAATGGACGGATGGGACGTTTGTGGCAGACATTAATCCTCCGTGAATGGCGATCGGAATTGGCGTGGTTACCAGTAGAGACACTGATCCACTACCAACAGGACCGCTATTACCAGGTGTTAGGGCTTTGCGATCGGCAAAGTAGCTGCACGCCATTCATAGAATTTATCCTGGAAAACATCATCTCTGCTTTGCAAGAAGGATTGGGGAGATCATCAGCCCTGTCGGAAGAAATGTCGGAAGAAATGTCGGAAGAAATGTCGGAAGAAATGTCGGCTGATTTACTGGAAATAGAAAAACGCATTCTACAAATCTTGTCGAATCAGCCGGGCAGATCCGCCAAAAGTATCGCTGATGAGTGTGAAATCTCAGCCCGGACCGTAGAGCGCTATCTGAAAGCGTTGCAGCTAAAAGGTAAACTGCAACGCGTTGGCGCGACAAAAGGGGGGATGTGGCGCTTACTGTAA
- a CDS encoding YraN family protein — translation MAQIPARTSRPRQLTSKQTGDAWESTARNWLQSKGLHFIAANVRERGGEIDLIMREGNTTVFVEVRYRRSAQFGGAAASVTRSKQHKLLQTARLWLARHNGSFDTVDCRFDVLAFTGNDVEWFKDAFNDRS, via the coding sequence ATGGCTCAAATACCAGCAAGGACAAGTCGTCCCCGCCAGTTAACGAGTAAACAGACCGGTGACGCGTGGGAATCCACCGCGCGTAACTGGCTGCAGAGCAAGGGACTGCATTTTATCGCCGCCAACGTGCGTGAACGTGGCGGCGAAATCGACCTGATAATGCGTGAAGGCAACACCACCGTATTTGTTGAAGTCCGCTACCGACGCTCAGCCCAGTTTGGCGGTGCGGCGGCGAGTGTGACCCGGAGCAAACAACACAAATTATTACAGACCGCCCGCTTGTGGCTTGCGCGCCACAATGGGAGTTTTGATACTGTGGATTGCCGGTTCGATGTGTTAGCCTTCACCGGAAATGATGTTGAGTGGTTTAAGGACGCGTTCAACGACCGCTCATAG